From Acidianus brierleyi:
GGCGGGAATATGTAACCATTAGCGCATATTCTCATTTCGTTAATTATTCTCTCAGGATCTATGATTCCAAATTTAGCACCAGAATAGTAAGAATCCCTTTGCAAATAATCCAGTCTATCAGCATCAAGTTCGGAATTGATTATAAGTTTAGCAATCTTAACTACTTCCGAGTTATTGCTAGGCTCTATATTATATACCTTACTCATTAGATCCGCTATATCGTTTTTATTCATTTCTTTCAAAACTCTTATCCCCATCATTTCGTGTAACTTAGCTAAACCCTTGATAAATCCTGTTAATCTTATTAATTGATCGTATTTATTTTTATTTAAATATTTAAGTATTTCAGTTGCAAATTCGAAAGTATGAGAGAACGGAAAATGTCCTATATCATGATACATTGCAAGTTCTAGAATTTTACTCTTATCATCTTGTGTAATGTTATTTAATATCTTATTTAACAACTTTGAAGCTATATATCTCGTTCCTAAGCTATGCTCAAACCTACTATGTCTCATAGATGGAAAAACTAGGTATGCCATACCGTTCTGTATTATATATCTCAATCTTTGAAAATACGGTGAATTAATATAATTCTCATCTATTTCTATTATGCCATAAATAGGATCCCTAATATATTTAACCATGATTCAATATAAAATTAGATTAGTATATATTTTTTCATATACTATGCTTTATTGATGATATTTTTGTTAGTTTGACTAGATTAAAATTATTGTCCTACTCATAAGTATACAAATAATACATCTAATTTATTTTCAAAATTTATCTCATTTACAAATACAATTTAATTTTCTTATTGCGTCTTAGCTGTGATTATCCATGATAAGGAACAATTCAATATTTTATTATCTTGAAGGGCGTAAGGAAAAGGTAAAGTATTGCAGATATTATTCCTAGTAATGCGACGCTACCCCAAAGTATTGTAGGAGTAAATAAGAAGAAGTTCATTAAGTATCCCGAGAAAGAAGATCCAGAAACTCTTCCTAAAGCCGTTACCATGCCGTAAATTCCCATAGACCTTCCCCTAGTATTGTTTTCCGAGAGAGATGACGCAATTGCTTGAGATAATGGGGAAACTATCATTTCTGCCAAAGTTATAAACACCATATCTATAGAAGCCAACACGAAATTTGATACAAAAGCTACGGCAAAATATGATGCAGAATAAATTATCATTCCTAAGGATATCATTTTTGACGTTAATTTTCTTCCTATAAATTCTTGTAAAATTACAATTAAAATACCATTTATCATAAAAAGTAAGCCCACTTGAAAAGTATTAATTTTATCAACTACGTCATAGAATGTAAGTAGAGAAAACCCTAATTGCCCCATAACCATGAAAGTAAGGAACGTAGGAATAAGGAACTTTATGAAGTTTTTATCAGCGTGAAATGATACTTCTATTTTTCCCTTAAAATCTGGAAAATGAAGAAGCAAAGGTATAGAAATCAATGATATTAAAGAAGAAATTAAGAGAATAGGTCTAAAACCTATAAAAGAAAAAATGAATCCTCCAATAACTGGACCCGCAGCCCATCCAGCGTTAATTCCTACTCTAATCCTACTGAACGCTCTAACTAGTCCGCCAAAGCCTCTGTTAAGATCTCCTACTAGGGACGTATTAGCAACATTATAAGCAGAATTAAAGAAAGTTTGTATTAAAATAAGTCCAGCTACTACTAAAGAGTAGTTAATTAAGAAAGCTAGAAATAGTGAGAAGGAGGAAAGGATGGAAGAGAGTATCATGACCCTAACTCGTCCCATAAAATCTGTAAAATATCCCCCCATAATGTATGCAAAAATGCTTACTAATCCCTGAAAAATGTAAAATATTGATATAAATGTAAAGCTAAAGTGATAAACATCGTATAGTGCAAAACCTATAAAAGGCCAAACTATTGACCCACTTAACGCTCTTGCTCCGCCTATAATTGACAGTTTGTTTATCTCTTTCATTCTTTAGTTAGGTATTTTGTTACCTATTTAATGTTAATCCCAAAAGACATCTTTTATTAGAAATATTTTTAATAGTTAATATTTTGTTAAATATAACCCTGATTTTTTTAGAATTCCTTATTTCTTTAATATATGAACTTTAATAAGAATATATCTTGATCAGATTAATATAAGAATATATTTATATATTGGAAAACTGTTTATATTAACCAGTGAACAAGAACGAAAATAGTCCTCTCAGTTGATTCGGAAGAGTTCGGCTTTCATCGTGACTAATAGTCACTTTTCGTGACTATTAATCACTTAGCCTCATCACTCCTTCTCCCTCTCCATGCCGTCTACGGGAGCGGTAGTTAAACCACTCCCTTCGAGGACATGGGGAGTTTCATTGGGTGCCTTCCTCCACCTCGCAACTGCTCATAGACTTCATAGTGGCACCCTCCAATTTAATGTTAACGGAAATATTTATAAATCTTTCCGTAACTAATAACATATGGTTCAAGTTACATTTCACTCAAAGATCTCCTCAATGGGTCATGATAAGTACGGTGACCCGAAATACGCAATATACGTTCCTAAGAGCATTCATGAGAAGATTAAGGGTTTGCTGGATAGGGAGGTGATTATAATTGTCATCCTACCAGATGATGAGGAGTAAATTAATTGGCTCTAAGGAAGCAATTGATAACTTCCAATTCGTGACTATAAATGGTAGGGTTGAGTTTGAAGACGTTGAAAGAATCTCAAGGATTGCTTATTATTACTCAAAGGCTGTAAAGGCTGGGATCAACTTAGCTTTAAAAGGAGTTTCATTAAATGATGCTGTTAAGGAGTTGTATAATATCATCCCTTACGCCTTTTACGCTGAAACGGCTTATAAGCAGGCTTTAGCATTAGTTGAGAATAAAGGGAGTAAGGTTGAGATTAAAAAGAGATGGATCGCTTGTAGGGGGAATAAAGCTGATAATGGTAATAGGGGGATTAAGTTCCACGTTTTTCAAGACCATGTGGAAGTTAGAGTTAAAGACCCATGGAGTAAGTGGGTTCACGGGAAGGCGTACTTCGGCAAGGAGTACTTACCATTACTTTCTGAGCTAGAGGAGTTATCTCGAAGGAAGGAGGAGGGTTACGGTGCTGTAGTAAGTTTCAAGCATTACCCCATGATCCACCTCCAAATCCCACTCTGGTTGTACTTAAAGCACTTCTCTTCACCAAAACCCAAAGGTTACGGTTTGATTGCTGGTTTTGATTTAAACAGTGATAGGTTGAATGTGGTTGTAATTAATAAGGATGGTAAAGTTATTGCCATTAAGACTTTTTGGTATTCAGATGTTACTAGGCCAGGTTTTCCTAAAGGGAAAGCTAGGGCTTTGCGTTTGAATGCTCTTTCACAAGCTCTCATTTTCCTATCAAGGGTTGGCGTTGATTATGTTATCTTTGAGGATTTGTTTCTAGTGAAGAGGAGGAAGTTCACTAGGAGCAAGAGC
This genomic window contains:
- a CDS encoding HD domain-containing protein: MVKYIRDPIYGIIEIDENYINSPYFQRLRYIIQNGMAYLVFPSMRHSRFEHSLGTRYIASKLLNKILNNITQDDKSKILELAMYHDIGHFPFSHTFEFATEILKYLNKNKYDQLIRLTGFIKGLAKLHEMMGIRVLKEMNKNDIADLMSKVYNIEPSNNSEVVKIAKLIINSELDADRLDYLQRDSYYSGAKFGIIDPERIINEMRICANGYIFPPKAIDDLEHFFLARFHMYSSVYNHVVIEIFNRIMAYFIAYAISNDDINIPTNVQEFIDFTDDKIISILRVKKNDYEPLYNAIINRRRYLRSTLEGKTAEQLIQLLDQEKVAKDFFNDIIFPYEGKIIIGKTEIETKRSDIYIERTIGSYQNNTEFEREDIVKLPDRYRIHIAVYDESLKKEVSRYFSKNFNIGLTFKS
- a CDS encoding MFS transporter — encoded protein: MKEINKLSIIGGARALSGSIVWPFIGFALYDVYHFSFTFISIFYIFQGLVSIFAYIMGGYFTDFMGRVRVMILSSILSSFSLFLAFLINYSLVVAGLILIQTFFNSAYNVANTSLVGDLNRGFGGLVRAFSRIRVGINAGWAAGPVIGGFIFSFIGFRPILLISSLISLISIPLLLHFPDFKGKIEVSFHADKNFIKFLIPTFLTFMVMGQLGFSLLTFYDVVDKINTFQVGLLFMINGILIVILQEFIGRKLTSKMISLGMIIYSASYFAVAFVSNFVLASIDMVFITLAEMIVSPLSQAIASSLSENNTRGRSMGIYGMVTALGRVSGSSFSGYLMNFFLFTPTILWGSVALLGIISAILYLFLTPFKIIKY